From the unidentified bacterial endosymbiont genome, one window contains:
- the pncC gene encoding nicotinamide-nucleotide amidase — protein sequence MTDHELMQLSEVVGLALKQRGATLTAAESCTGGWVAKVITDIAGSSAWFERGFVTYSNEAKAQMIGVRESTLEQHGAVSEPVVIEMAIGALKEARADYAISISGIAGPDGGSDVKPVGTVWFGFATVKGEGITRRECFSGDRESVRRQATEYALKTLWQQFLQKT from the coding sequence ATGACTGACCATGAATTGATGCAGCTTAGTGAAGTGGTAGGGCTGGCGCTTAAGCAGCGTGGTGCGACCCTCACCGCCGCCGAGTCCTGTACTGGCGGCTGGGTTGCCAAAGTGATTACCGATATTGCAGGCAGTTCCGCCTGGTTTGAACGCGGCTTTGTGACCTACAGTAATGAAGCGAAAGCGCAAATGATTGGTGTGCGTGAATCCACGCTCGAACAGCACGGCGCAGTCAGCGAGCCGGTGGTCATTGAGATGGCTATTGGCGCATTGAAAGAAGCGCGTGCAGATTATGCGATTTCCATCAGCGGTATCGCAGGCCCCGATGGCGGCAGCGACGTAAAGCCTGTTGGCACCGTCTGGTTCGGTTTTGCCACCGTAAAAGGTGAAGGCATCACCCGACGCGAGTGCTTTAGCGGCGATCGCGAAAGCGTCCGTCGGCAGGCAACCGAATATGCGTTAAAAACGCTCTGGCAACAATTTCTACAAAAGACTTGA
- the recA gene encoding recombinase RecA, translating into MAIDENKQKALAAALGQIEKQFGKGSIMRLGEDRSMDVETISTGSLSLDIALGAGGLPMGRIVEIYGPESSGKTTLTLQVIAAAQREGKTCAFIDAEHALDPVYARKLGVDIDNLLCSQPDTGEQALEICDALARSGAVDVLVVDSVAALTPKAEIEGEIGDSHMGLAARMMSQAMRKLAGNLKQSNTLLIFINQIRMKIGVMFGNPETTTGGNALKFYASVRLDIRRIGAVKDGENVVGSETRVKVVKNKIAAPFKQAEFQILYGEGINFLGELVDLGVKEKLIEKAGAWYSYNGDKIGQGKANAISWLKENPAAAKEIEKKVRELLLNNQDSKPDFVVDGADAEDTNEDF; encoded by the coding sequence ATGGCTATCGACGAAAACAAACAGAAAGCGTTGGCGGCAGCACTGGGCCAGATCGAAAAGCAATTCGGTAAAGGCTCCATCATGCGCCTGGGTGAAGACCGTTCCATGGACGTGGAAACTATCTCCACTGGTTCGCTTTCTCTGGATATCGCACTGGGCGCGGGCGGCCTGCCGATGGGGCGTATCGTTGAAATCTACGGGCCAGAATCGTCCGGTAAAACGACCCTGACGCTGCAGGTTATCGCCGCGGCGCAGCGCGAAGGGAAAACCTGTGCATTCATTGATGCCGAGCATGCGCTGGACCCAGTCTATGCCCGTAAACTGGGCGTTGATATCGACAACCTGCTGTGTTCCCAGCCAGACACCGGCGAACAGGCTCTGGAAATTTGTGATGCGCTGGCTCGCTCCGGCGCTGTTGACGTGCTCGTAGTGGACTCCGTGGCCGCGTTGACGCCAAAAGCAGAAATTGAAGGCGAAATCGGCGACTCTCACATGGGCCTCGCGGCACGTATGATGAGCCAGGCGATGCGTAAGCTGGCTGGTAACCTGAAACAGTCCAATACGCTGCTTATCTTCATCAACCAGATCCGTATGAAAATTGGTGTGATGTTCGGTAACCCGGAAACCACCACTGGTGGTAACGCGCTGAAATTCTACGCTTCTGTTCGTCTGGATATCCGCCGAATTGGTGCGGTGAAAGATGGCGAAAACGTAGTGGGTAGCGAAACCCGCGTGAAGGTTGTGAAGAATAAAATTGCCGCACCGTTCAAACAGGCTGAGTTCCAGATCCTTTACGGTGAAGGCATCAACTTCTTGGGCGAACTGGTTGACCTGGGCGTGAAAGAGAAGCTGATTGAAAAAGCGGGCGCCTGGTATAGCTACAACGGTGACAAGATTGGCCAGGGTAAAGCAAACGCGATCTCCTGGTTGAAAGAGAACCCGGCTGCGGCGAAAGAAATTGAGAAGAAAGTGCGCGAGCTTCTGCTGAATAATCAGGACTCCAAACCCGATTTCGTGGTTGATGGCGCAGATGCGGAAGACACCAACGAAGACTTTTAA
- the recX gene encoding recombination regulator RecX, giving the protein MSEPTSRRPAYSRLLDRAVRILAVRDHSEQELRRKLSAPVMSKNGPEEIDASKEDYDRVIAWCHEHRYLDDERFAARFLASRGRKGYGPARIRQELNQKGIGRESIEKAMRECDTDWCEMAREQAARKYGEPLPQAFSDKVKIQRFLLYRGFLMEDIQNIWRNFAD; this is encoded by the coding sequence ATGAGCGAACCCACATCACGCCGTCCTGCGTATTCACGCCTGTTGGATCGCGCCGTGCGCATCCTGGCCGTGCGCGACCACAGTGAGCAGGAGCTACGGCGTAAACTCTCAGCGCCCGTGATGAGTAAAAACGGACCCGAAGAGATCGATGCCAGCAAGGAAGACTACGACCGCGTGATTGCCTGGTGTCACGAGCACCGCTATCTGGATGACGAACGTTTCGCCGCCCGGTTTCTTGCCAGTCGGGGGCGTAAAGGATACGGTCCCGCGCGTATTCGCCAGGAGCTCAACCAGAAGGGCATTGGCCGCGAGTCTATCGAAAAAGCGATGCGTGAATGCGACACCGACTGGTGCGAGATGGCGCGAGAACAGGCCGCGCGTAAATACGGCGAACCGCTGCCACAAGCGTTTTCAGATAAAGTCAAAATTCAGCGTTTTTTACTCTACCGCGGCTTTCTGATGGAAGATATTCAGAATATCTGGCGTAATTTTGCCGATTGA
- the alaS gene encoding alanine--tRNA ligase: MSKSTAEIRQAFLDFFHSKGHQVVASSSLVPNNDPTLLFTNAGMNQFKDVFLGLDKRNYSRATTSQRCVRAGGKHNDLENVGYTARHHTFFEMLGNFSFGDYFKHDAIQYAWELLTGENWFNLPKERLWVTVYETDDEAFEIWEKEVGIPRERIIRIGDNKGAPFASDNFWQMGDTGPCGPCTEIFYDHGDHIWGGPPGSAEEDGDRYIEIWNIVFMQFNRQADGTMEPLPKPSVDTGMGLERIAAVLQHVNSNYDIDLFSTLIKSVAEVTGATDLSNKSLRVIADHIRSCAFLIADGVIPSNENRGYVLRRIIRRAVRHGNMLGAKDTFFYKLVGPLVGVMGSAGDELKSQQVQVEQVLKTEEEQFARTLERGLALLDDELSQLKGDTLDGETAFRLYDTYGFPVDLTADVCRERNLKVDEAGFEAAMEEQRRRARESSGFGADYNAMIRVDSASEFEGYDKLELTGTVTALFVDGKAVDHISAGQDAVVILDKTPFYAESGGQVGDKGELKGHRFSFSVSDTQKYGQAIGHQGKLVSGALKVGEGVQANVDEARRARIRLNHSATHLMHAALREVLGSHVAQKGSLVNDKILRFDFSHFEAMKPAEIRAVEDLVNAQIRRNHPIETHIMDLDAAKQKGAMALFGEKYDERVRVLSMGDFSTELCGGTHASRTGDIGLFRIVSESGTAAGVRRIEAVTGEGAIASLHAQSDQLYDIAQLLKGDSHNLSEKVRVALDRTRLLEKELQQLKERAAVQESANLSSKAVEIKGVKLLVSDLAGVEPKMLRTMVDDLKNQLGSAVIVLATVAEGKVSLIAGVSKDVTDRVKAGELIGMVAQQVGGKGGGRPDMAQAGGTDATALPAALASVESWVSAKL; the protein is encoded by the coding sequence ATGAGCAAGAGCACCGCTGAGATCCGTCAGGCGTTTCTCGATTTTTTCCATAGTAAGGGACACCAGGTTGTTGCCAGTAGCTCCCTGGTACCGAACAATGACCCGACTCTGCTGTTTACCAACGCCGGGATGAACCAGTTCAAGGATGTTTTCCTTGGTCTCGACAAGCGTAATTATTCCCGCGCCACAACCTCACAGCGTTGTGTGCGTGCGGGCGGTAAACACAACGATCTGGAAAACGTCGGTTACACTGCGCGCCACCATACGTTCTTCGAAATGCTGGGTAACTTCAGTTTCGGCGACTATTTTAAACACGATGCCATTCAATACGCATGGGAACTGCTGACCGGTGAAAACTGGTTCAACCTGCCGAAAGAGCGTCTGTGGGTGACCGTCTATGAAACCGATGATGAAGCGTTCGAAATCTGGGAAAAAGAAGTCGGTATCCCGCGTGAACGTATTATTCGTATCGGCGATAACAAAGGGGCGCCTTTCGCGTCTGACAACTTCTGGCAGATGGGTGATACCGGTCCTTGCGGCCCGTGCACCGAGATCTTCTACGATCACGGCGACCACATCTGGGGCGGTCCTCCTGGAAGCGCAGAAGAAGATGGCGATCGCTATATTGAGATCTGGAACATCGTCTTCATGCAGTTCAACCGTCAGGCTGACGGCACCATGGAGCCACTGCCGAAACCGTCCGTTGATACCGGTATGGGTCTGGAGCGTATCGCGGCTGTGCTGCAGCACGTGAACTCCAACTATGACATCGACCTGTTCAGCACGCTGATCAAGTCCGTGGCAGAAGTGACCGGTGCAACCGATCTTAGCAATAAATCGCTGCGCGTCATCGCAGACCATATTCGTTCCTGTGCGTTCCTGATTGCCGACGGCGTCATTCCGTCGAATGAGAACCGTGGCTACGTGCTGCGTCGTATTATTCGTCGTGCTGTCCGTCATGGCAACATGCTGGGCGCGAAGGACACCTTCTTCTATAAACTCGTTGGGCCTCTGGTTGGTGTGATGGGTTCTGCGGGTGATGAGCTGAAAAGCCAGCAGGTGCAGGTTGAGCAGGTTCTGAAAACCGAAGAAGAGCAGTTTGCCCGTACGCTGGAGCGCGGCCTGGCGCTACTGGATGACGAACTGTCTCAGCTCAAAGGCGACACGCTGGATGGCGAAACCGCTTTCCGCCTGTATGACACCTATGGCTTCCCGGTTGACCTGACGGCTGACGTATGTCGTGAACGCAATCTTAAAGTGGATGAAGCAGGCTTCGAAGCCGCAATGGAAGAGCAGCGCCGTCGCGCGCGCGAGTCCAGCGGTTTTGGTGCTGACTACAACGCGATGATCCGCGTTGATAGCGCATCTGAATTCGAAGGTTACGACAAACTGGAACTCACCGGCACTGTCACTGCGCTGTTTGTTGACGGTAAAGCCGTCGACCACATCAGTGCGGGCCAGGATGCGGTTGTGATTCTGGACAAAACGCCGTTCTATGCTGAATCCGGCGGCCAGGTTGGCGATAAAGGCGAACTGAAAGGCCACCGTTTCAGCTTCAGCGTGAGCGATACTCAGAAATATGGTCAGGCGATTGGTCATCAGGGCAAGCTGGTTTCAGGCGCCCTGAAAGTGGGCGAGGGTGTTCAGGCTAACGTTGATGAAGCCCGCCGTGCGCGCATTCGTCTTAATCACTCTGCAACGCATCTGATGCACGCAGCACTGCGCGAGGTGCTGGGTTCCCACGTTGCGCAGAAAGGTTCTCTGGTTAATGATAAAATCCTGCGTTTCGACTTCTCTCACTTTGAAGCAATGAAACCCGCTGAAATTCGCGCGGTTGAAGATTTAGTCAACGCGCAAATTCGGCGTAACCATCCAATCGAAACCCATATCATGGATCTCGACGCAGCGAAGCAGAAGGGTGCGATGGCACTGTTCGGTGAGAAATATGACGAACGCGTTCGCGTACTGAGCATGGGCGACTTTTCCACCGAATTGTGTGGTGGTACCCACGCATCGCGTACCGGTGATATCGGCCTGTTCCGCATTGTTTCCGAGTCAGGCACGGCGGCAGGCGTGCGTCGTATCGAAGCGGTCACCGGTGAAGGCGCCATTGCCAGCCTGCATGCGCAGAGCGACCAGTTATATGATATTGCGCAACTGCTGAAAGGCGATAGCCATAACCTGAGCGAGAAGGTGCGCGTTGCGCTGGATCGTACCCGCCTGCTTGAAAAAGAACTTCAGCAGTTGAAAGAGCGTGCGGCAGTGCAGGAGAGCGCAAACCTCTCCAGCAAAGCGGTAGAGATTAAGGGCGTCAAACTGCTGGTCAGTGACCTGGCGGGCGTTGAGCCTAAGATGCTGCGTACTATGGTCGACGATCTGAAGAATCAGCTTGGTTCTGCAGTTATTGTACTGGCTACGGTAGCAGAAGGTAAGGTTTCTCTGATTGCGGGCGTCTCTAAGGATGTGACCGACCGCGTAAAAGCAGGGGAACTGATTGGCATGGTCGCCCAGCAGGTAGGCGGCAAAGGTGGTGGTCGCCCGGACATGGCGCAAGCCGGTGGTACGGATGCAACGGCACTTCCTGCGGCTTTAGCCAGCGTAGAGAGCTGGGTAAGCGCGAAACTGTAA